In a genomic window of Punica granatum isolate Tunisia-2019 chromosome 6, ASM765513v2, whole genome shotgun sequence:
- the LOC116211284 gene encoding zinc finger CCCH domain-containing protein 32 produces the protein MELYGLNPARNGSQSGHQPADWAPSGGETGLEESMWQLGLGSSESYPERPGVPDCAYYMRTGFCGYGRRCRYNHPRDRAAVAAAVRATGDYPERPGEPACQFYLKTGTCKFGASCKFHHPKHAAGSLSRVPLNSYGYPLRQGEKECSYYLKTGQCKFGITCKFHHPQPAGSSMPASAPQFYPPVQSPTVTPVPEQYGGAATSLRVARPTLLPGSYVPGAYGHVLISPGVVSMTGWNPYSAPVSPALSPGAQPAVGGASLYDVAQLSSSSSALTVAYPPAPSPGGPSRGSQKEQVFPERPGEPECQYYLRTGDCKFGSSCRFHHPRDRILQGPNFVLSPLGLPLRPGVQPCSFYLQNGHCKFGSICKFDHPIGPMRYNPSASSLIDVPVAPYPVGSLLGGTLAPPSSELRSELIPGSSMKDSYPSVRVPSGSNTTSSVGLMFSQTGAVSISDVQLPVQSSAPLSSSRNTKEGGDVRISS, from the exons ATGGAACTGTACGGACTCAACCCGGCGAGGAACGGGTCTCAGTCGGGCCACCAGCCGGCGGACTGGGCCCCATCAGGCGGGGAGACCGGGCTCGAAG AGTCAATGTGGCAATTGGGGCTGGGCAGCAGCGAATCCTACCCGGAGCGGCCTGGAGTGCCCGATTGCGCGTATTATATGCGGACCGGGTTCTGCGGATATGGAAGGAGGTGCCGCTACAATCACCCCCGGGATCGCGCCGCG GTGGCAGCAGCTGTAAGAGCTACAGGGGACTACCCAGAGCGACCGGGAGAACCTGCATGTCAG TTTTATCTAAAAACCGGGACCTGTAAATTTGGTGCATCGTGCAAGTTTCACCACCCAAAACATGCCGCTGGATCCTTGAGTCGTGTCCCATTAAATAGTTATGGATACCCTTTAAGACAG GGTGAGAAAGAATGCTCCTACTATTTGAAAACGGGGCAGTGCAAATTTGGTATAACTTGTAAATTCCACCATCCTCAACCTGCTGGCTCCTCGATGCCAGCCTCTGCACCTCAGTTTTATCCCCCGGTGCAGTCTCCCACGGTTACTCCTGTACCTGAACAATATGGAGGAGCAGCAACCAGCTTAAGAGTGGCTAGGCCTACTTTATTGCCTGGCTCATATGTTCCTGGGGCATATGGTCATGTGCTGATTTCTCCTGGAGTCGTTTCAATGACTGGCTGGAATCCTTACTCA GCCCCTGTAAGCCCGGCATTATCTCCAGGTGCTCAACCTGCAGTTGGAGGAGCTTCTTTATATGATGTAGCACAGCTTTCTTCCTCGAGCTCTGCACTTACAGTAGCATATCCTCCTGCTCCCTCTCCTGGCGGACCTTCAAGAGGCAGCCAAAAGGAACAAGTGTTTCCCGAGAGGCCTGGTGAGCCGGAATGTCAGTACTACTTGAGAACTGGTGACTGTAAATTTGGATCATCTTGTCGTTTTCACCATCCTAGGGACCGAATCTTGCAAGGGCCAAATTTCGTCCTCAGTCCGCTTGGTCTTCCTTTACGCCCG GGCGTGCAACCCTGCAGCTTCTACCTGCAAAATGGGCACTGCAAGTTTGGGTCCATCTGCAAGTTCGACCACCCGATCGGGCCCATGAGGTACAACCCATCTGCTTCATCTCTCATTGACGTGCCTGTCGCGCCTTACCCTGTCGGGTCCCTTCTAGGAGGAACTCTGGCCCCACCTTCCTCAGAGCTTAGGTCGGAACTCATCCCGGGCTCCTCCATGAAAGACTCCTACCCCTCCGTCCGAGTCCCTTCCGGCAGCAACACGACCAGCTCGGTGGGCCTGATGTTCTCCCAGACGGGGGCCGTATCAATCTCCGATGTTCAGCTCCCTGTCCAGAGCTCGGCTCCCTTGAGTAGTAGCAGAAATACGAAAGAAGGTGGGGATGTTCGTATATCAAGCTGA